The DNA sequence CGGATGTCGTGGTAGAAATAGGTGAAATCAAAAAATATAATGTAGATGTAATTAAACACACTGCCACTTGGAACATTAGTCCTATCATAGATTTTCGAAACAGTCTCAAATCAGCTGTGGCCGTTCCATAGGCCGCCGCCTGAATACTTCCCATCAATGGCGAAATCAACATGGCACCGATAATCACCGCGGTAGAGTTCATATTTAACCCAATGGATGCAATAAAAATCGCCAGCATCAGAACACACATATTGGTTCCGGTAACCTGACCTCCCTCTACCAGTCTGTTCCTGATTTCTTCGTGATCTGCCGTGTCACTTTTTAAGGAAAATGCATCCTTCAGTATTTCTTTTACTGTCATTTTCATAGTCTTCTTTTGCGCCTCTTTCTCTTCTTTTCCTATCCTCTTTCATTTATTTTACTATTGCATAACTTTCCATACCAGTCAATCTTTTATTTTTCTACGTTACTTAAAATGTGTGCCAGCAAACCTTCACATCCCGCTACCACATCTTCGTATGTCTTGTCAAAATCTCCAGTGTACCATGGGTCCGCCACATCCCTGGGATGGTCTGTATAATCCAGTAGCAGGCTTATTTTCTGCTCCGGGTCTTCGCCTACAATGCGAAGCATGTTTTTGTAATTCCAACTGTCCATGCCCACAATGTAATCATATTTTTTGTAATCACTGCGTTCCATGCGTACTGCATATTTTCCGGCTGTGGAAATACCATATTGCGCCAGTTTGTTTCTGGTGCCGTGGTGTACCGGATTGCCGATTTCTTCCATACTGGTAGCAGCAGAGGCGATGTAAAAATCATCGGCGATGCCGCGCTTGGCTACCATGTCTTTTAATACGAATTCTGCCATGGGGGAACGGCAAATGTTGCCGTGGCAAACAAATAAAATCTTGATTTTTCTCATATTTCCAGTATTTTCGGGCTTTTCAAGCCTTTTTACCTTTCTTCATTTTTCACTTATTCTGGCATATTTGGGCATATCTTTGCATATTTTTGTCATCAATTTTGGTAAAAACTTTGGTAAATTTCAAGTCTGTACCAAAGGCAAATCTGCCATTGGGAATCGACAGGTAAGAAATTGGGGATTAAGATAAATACTGGCATTCAGCCATTTTTCTCTCATTTTCATCAGGTCATTATGAATTGATTGCTTTTTGAAAATCTTCCTGTGCATCCTGAAATTTAACATGAGTATAGGTATTCATCGTAACACTGATATCCGAGTGTCCCATAATATACTGAAGCATCTTCGGATTCATTCCCGACTTAGCCATATTAGAACAAAATGTATGACGACACACATGCGGTGTGATTGGCGGCATCTGAACCTTATATATACTATTATACTTTTCCCGAATATGCTGAAAATACTTTTCCCAATGTAATGCCACCATAGGCATATCATTCTTATCAAGGAATAAAAATCCTGTCATTCCATCAACCATCGGTTCAACTTTGGGATTGACCCTGTCCTTAAGTATTCTCTTGAAACAAGCCACCACCTCATCAGACATTGGAACATATCTCTCGCCGCTTTCTGTCTTAGGCTTTTCAATGATATACTGCATCTGACTTGTTCTCTGTAATTGATGATTTACCCGTATTCTTTTGTTTTTAAAATCCAAATCTGATTTTGTAAGCCCACAGAACTCTGATATACGAAGTCCTGTGTTAAAAAGGATAAATATTGCATCATAGTACTTGCAAAAATGCGTATCTTCTTTTATGAATCTTAGAAATTCACGCTCCTGCTTTCTTGTGACAGCTTCTCTTCTCACACTATCATTCACAATCACATTGACTAATTCAAAGCTAAATGGATTCTTGCGAATCAAGTCATCTTCTTCCGCCATCTGGAATGCCGGTCTTAATACACCACGGATAGTATGAATTGAACTATAACCTTTTCCATCTACCCTCTGAAGCTTGATCAACCAGGCTTTCGCATCTGATAATTTCACTTTGTCGATTCTTTTTTTGCCAAAATCATCTTTTTTCAGCAGATTAATTACCGTCTTATAACCAGCATAAGTACTCTGTCTGACCCCTATTTTAAGACTTACATATTTCTCCACTAATTCAAGAACTGTAAGCCCTCCACCTCCTGGAACAAGTCCGTTAAACATATCCTGTTCCAGCTGTTTTTCCTTTTCTCTTAAAGAAAGCTCCATTTTCTTTCCTTTAGGTATAGGATCATTATGGTCCAAACGCCAACTATATAAATTCCCTTCATTTCCATGAATATCTACATATCTAAAACGATAACGTCCATCTGCTCTCTGGTACTCTCCTTCGTGAAGAATTCTATTGCGATTATCTCGTCTTTTCTCACTCATAGCTTTGTCTCCTTTCAAAAAAGAGAGCCCTAGCATGGTTATTGTACCACATTTGTGCCCCCTTTTCTACTACTTTACATATTAAATTGCAGTTGACTCTGCCAGAAATTGCTCAAATTGCTCTTTCTTAAATAAAACTTTGTTTCCTACTAACAGATAAAACTCCCCATTGGGATGGATATCTACAATTTGTCTAAGTCTCTTTTCACCAATGTGATAAAATTGTGCCGCTTCAGTTACAGAAAGCAAATATCGCCTCCATATAGGAATATCTATACTCTGATTCTCTAATTCATTTTCATCATCCATCATATTCTCCAATCTGCAGCTGTCTGACTAACATCGCATCAATCTTTTTTATTGCATCTGTGCTGACAATCATCCCGGCAGTCTGTATTATCTGTTCCTCATTTATTGTGACCAGCTGCTCCGGTAAAAACATTGTTGTATGTCTTAAAAATCCTCTAATTTCTGAAGGCTCAATATTAAAATGTACTGGAATATAATCCTTTCTCATCTTAGTTGTCCCCGGAACAACTGTGTATACAGGTGATTTTCCGTTTGCTTTGTCGCAGCTTATTACAATACATGGTCTCCTTCCAGCTTGTATATGCCTGAGTCCACTTTTTAATTCAGCCCACACAATCATATTTCTCTTTATCTTCACTGCAGATCACCTCTCTTTGGTGGAATATACAAGTCAACCTTTGGTTCCTTCTCATCTACACTGAATAATCTAAACCCAGCTTCCCTTACTGCTCCAATTTTTAAATAAGAATCTGCTATTCCGTCTGAAATAGCATCGAGATTTGTTACGATAAGCGCATCTGCCTTTCCTGCTCTCATATATCTTATTGCCTTATAAAACACTTCATCCCTTAATCGTCGTCCAAAAATTCCTCTTCGGAATACTTTCATAGGAATAAGATTGTTATTGTCAGCAAATTCCATGATTCGTTTCAACTGCTTATCTTCCTTTTTCTCTGCTACAATACAGTCATGCTCCTCATCAGAAGACAACATCACAACACACTTTATTGGCTGTATGGTCAGTGGCTTTTTCTTTCTTCCTGCTCTTCTCATTTCAAACCACTTCCTTTCTTGCCTCTAAGCCTTCAATAAAAATCAAACATGTAGACATTGCATATTCTCTATCACTTGGTTTAAGCATCTGCAATTTATCTTCCAATACAGACAAATCTTTATTCGCATGTTTTTCCCTGCTTTCAATTCCAAACAATGTATTAGGATCTACTCCATACTTTGTTACAATCTTCAGCATAAGATCCAGACTCATCCTATGTCTTCCCTGCTCAATTTGCGAATAATGAATATAACTTACATCAAGGCTCTCCGCCATATCGTTCTGTGTATATCCATATTTATTTCTAATACTTCTCAAAGTATTACCAACTGCATAAATATCATATATCATCCTGAATAACCTCACTATCTAACCGATTCCTGATGTATTCCACAGCCTCAGCCTCTGTTGGGCATTTGATGACTGGCTTCCCATAGTCATCAAATACCACTGTTTCAGAAGCAAATACAATGTAGGAATACCTGCCTAAATTCCTAACACTCAATCGCATAATTGTTGTACCTCGCACTCATAGTACCAAGGTCAAATATTGTCACCCCCAAACCATTTATGCGATCCATCATTGACTTTAAATCTTCAGGATTTCTTGTAATCTCATAAATATCTTCTACGACAAGCACCTTGTAATCTGAAGCCTCAAGAATTTCCACCAGCTGACGCATCTGAGGTCTGTCAACCGATGTAGATGCTCCATCATCTACCACAGTCTGCTCACACTCAATTCCCACACTTAATGCATATGTCTGATCAAGTTCTTTCTGTCTGTTCACATTATTCATACTCATCATGGACTTTATAAACAAAAGTCCTTTGTAAAGTTCTTTTCCGTTATACTTTTTCATGGCTATTACCTTCCTTAATTAAAATATTAAAGAAAGCATTGTGCACGCCGCTTTCAAATTCTGTGCTGTATCTCAAGCACAAGTATATTGTAATCTGCCACACCTTAATTGCCGACCGTGTACAAGCGACACTTATGTCGTGTAAACACGACAATTACTTTTCTGCTGTCACACTTTTCATCGCTTTCATCATTGCAAGCCACTGTCTAATCTGCAATTCATCCATATCTGAAAGAACATCCATTGCCTCAGATAACAGTTCTGATTTTTCTTCATTCTCCCCATACATAATGAAATCAACAGATACACCTAGTACGATTGCCAGATTATCTAATGTCTGTGTCTTAAAATCCCCACCGTTTTCAATCGCAGATAATGCTTGTCTACCTATACCTACTCTATGAGCTAACTCATCCTGTGATAATCCCATCGCCTTTCTCCTATCAGCAATTCGTAATCCTCTCTCATAATCCTTTTCTCTTGTCTGTGCTTTACTGCTCATAAATCCTCCTTGCCGCCCTTGGAAACGAACAAGTCGGATTACCTTTACAGCACAAAAAAAGACGCACGAGGAAACCAGTATCATAAATACTGTTCGTTTCCCCTGCGTCTCTGGTGCTTCCATCTTTCGATGTGCCCTTATCAGGTGGGCTGTAATTTAATTGTCAATCGTTATATTCTGAAAGTCCCATTCTCAGAATGTTCCTTCATCATTCCCTCGGAATACTTCTTGAGTATCATCACTCGCTTGCATCTGTCACACTTAATTCCAATATTCTGAAGTGCCACAGCAGAATCATCTCCGCATACAAAGTATTCCATCATTAATTTGTTGCATTTTTTACATCTAATTTCTAAAACATTTCCTTTATTCAATTCAGTTCGCTCCTTATTCATACAAAATCATCAATCTACAATTCTGTACTCGTAAAGGAAAGGGAAATCACCTTTGCAAGCCTTTTGCCGGGAGTTCCGATGAATGTCTGCACATTCCCCGGCTTTGCTGATCTAAAGCCAACTGATATGAATTGTGCTTTCAGCACACAATCACATCAGGCTCCGGCTCTTTCCATAAACCACATATTGTTATCTTCATAGAAAAGGAATATTTCCTTTCCATCTACCACACAAGTATATCTCTCTCCGACACCACCAGCCTTTGTACTGGCTGCTCTGCGCTTGTCTTTTACTCGGGTAATTTCATACTTTCTGCCATCTTCCCATGTTATCTCTTTTGGAATAAGCAGTCCGTCCTTTGAAAACTCTGCAAGTACATCAACATATACCTTATTGCTCAATATAATCACCTTCCTTACAAGATTGCTATTGCTCTCGGACATTCCATCTTCCTTGCAATATAGCCTTTTTCTTCTAATATTTTCAGATGTGCATAAACACTTGAAGTCGATGCCACCCCTACCATCTTGCATATCTCCCTGATAGTAGGAGCATAACCATTCACACGCTGATATTGCATAATACTTTCATACACATTCTGCTGCTTCTCCGTCAATGGTGCTCTGTCTACCAGCTCAATTCTTGCTGCTTCGCTCATGTTCCGCCTCCCTCTTTATCCAAAGTATCCATGTGGATGTACTGTGTGTTCTTCTTTTGCATTGACTGACGACAAAATCCTATCCCGGTACATGAGTCCCCTCTGGATACTGTAAAATCCAAATCTTCTGCGTATCTCATCCACCGCCAAATCCATCTTCATCTGCTTTTCACGCTTCTCCACACTTGAGAACAAATCAATCTGTTCCCAATAATTATCTGTTACTAGGTCTGCACCTCGGACACCAACACTGCGGATTGGTTTGCTCCAGTTATAGTTTTCCTTAAATATCTGATAAGCATATGCAGCTATCTCTCCGGTGATGTTTGTTGCATGGTCAATCTTTTTCTGACGGGTAAAAGAGAATAGCTCATTATCCCTGACACTTATCTCAACCACTCTGCACCTGAATCCATTCTCACGAAGTCTTGCTGCAACACTCTCAGCCAGAATATAAAGAACAATCTTTACATCCTCATCGCATACTAAATCCTTTGGTGTTGTTGTGCTGTTTCCCACTGATTTAATTGGAGCGTGGGTATTCTCCAGCTTGACAGGTGAATCATCATAGCCATTAGCAAACGACCATAAGATACTGCCCATCTTTCCAAGGTGACTGTTAAGCACATCTTCATCTGCTCTTGCAAGATCACCTATGGTTTTGATACCAAATAATGCAAGCTTTCTGTTCGTACTTTTGCCAACGTATAGAAGATCTGCCACCGGAAGTGACCATGCCTTCTGCTTAAACTCACTCTTATACATAGTTGTGATTGCATCAGGTTTCTTATAGTCTGAACCAAGCTTTGCAAATATCTTATTGAAAGAAACACCAACACTCACTGTGATGCCAAGCTCTGACTTCATTCTCCTGCTGATTTCCTGTGCGATAAGCAATCCATCTCCTTTAAGGGAACTGCTCCCTGTCACATCAAGCCAGCACTCATCAATCCCATATGGCTCCTGCCTGTCCGTATATTCTGCATATATCTCATGTGCCATTCTTGAGAACCGAAGATATAAGTCCATTCTTGGTGAAACAAATGTTATGTCAGGGCAGACCTGCTTTGCCTGCCAGAGTGCCATTCCTGTTTTCACACCGTACTTCTTAGCAATATAGTCGGCTGTTAAGACAATCCCATGTCTTGCCTCCGGGTCACCGCCTACTGCCAGTGGCTTTCCTGCAAGCTCCGGATGATGCAGATGCTCAATCGAGGCATAACAACAGTTGATATCTGAATGAAGTATTACCCTGTCTCCCATCTTCATCACCTCCTGCATTTAATCTGTCACTACCATAACCTTTAGTCCAAGTATATGAGTAATGTTTCTTACAGGGCATAGTATAACCCCAAGAATAATCGACTGTCAACGGACACATGTGTCCTTTTTCTCATTATATTGGATTTTTAACTTGAATAACTGGCACTATTGCTATATACTATGGAGTGAAAAGAGACATTTGAAATCAACAAAATGAAAGAAAAGAGGCGTATGTATGTACTCAATCGGAGAAATCATTTCAACATATAGAAAAAAGAAAGGCTTGCTCCAACAGGATCTCGCTGATGAACTGGCAAAGGAAGGCATTACCATTTCCTATAAAGCCATATCCAACTGGGAGAGAAATCTTGCTGAACCAAGCGTTACCATATTTTACAAAGTGTGTAGAATCCTTGGTATTACTAACATGTATGAAGCATATTTTGGAGT is a window from the Roseburia sp. 499 genome containing:
- a CDS encoding low molecular weight protein-tyrosine-phosphatase, encoding MAEFVLKDMVAKRGIADDFYIASAATSMEEIGNPVHHGTRNKLAQYGISTAGKYAVRMERSDYKKYDYIVGMDSWNYKNMLRIVGEDPEQKISLLLDYTDHPRDVADPWYTGDFDKTYEDVVAGCEGLLAHILSNVEK
- a CDS encoding site-specific integrase; amino-acid sequence: MSEKRRDNRNRILHEGEYQRADGRYRFRYVDIHGNEGNLYSWRLDHNDPIPKGKKMELSLREKEKQLEQDMFNGLVPGGGGLTVLELVEKYVSLKIGVRQSTYAGYKTVINLLKKDDFGKKRIDKVKLSDAKAWLIKLQRVDGKGYSSIHTIRGVLRPAFQMAEEDDLIRKNPFSFELVNVIVNDSVRREAVTRKQEREFLRFIKEDTHFCKYYDAIFILFNTGLRISEFCGLTKSDLDFKNKRIRVNHQLQRTSQMQYIIEKPKTESGERYVPMSDEVVACFKRILKDRVNPKVEPMVDGMTGFLFLDKNDMPMVALHWEKYFQHIREKYNSIYKVQMPPITPHVCRHTFCSNMAKSGMNPKMLQYIMGHSDISVTMNTYTHVKFQDAQEDFQKAINS
- a CDS encoding excisionase, which encodes MDDENELENQSIDIPIWRRYLLSVTEAAQFYHIGEKRLRQIVDIHPNGEFYLLVGNKVLFKKEQFEQFLAESTAI
- a CDS encoding type II toxin-antitoxin system PemK/MazF family toxin, with product MKIKRNMIVWAELKSGLRHIQAGRRPCIVISCDKANGKSPVYTVVPGTTKMRKDYIPVHFNIEPSEIRGFLRHTTMFLPEQLVTINEEQIIQTAGMIVSTDAIKKIDAMLVRQLQIGEYDG
- a CDS encoding recombinase family protein, producing MRRAGRKKKPLTIQPIKCVVMLSSDEEHDCIVAEKKEDKQLKRIMEFADNNNLIPMKVFRRGIFGRRLRDEVFYKAIRYMRAGKADALIVTNLDAISDGIADSYLKIGAVREAGFRLFSVDEKEPKVDLYIPPKRGDLQ
- a CDS encoding helix-turn-helix transcriptional regulator, translating into MIYDIYAVGNTLRSIRNKYGYTQNDMAESLDVSYIHYSQIEQGRHRMSLDLMLKIVTKYGVDPNTLFGIESREKHANKDLSVLEDKLQMLKPSDREYAMSTCLIFIEGLEARKEVV
- a CDS encoding recombinase family protein, giving the protein MKKYNGKELYKGLLFIKSMMSMNNVNRQKELDQTYALSVGIECEQTVVDDGASTSVDRPQMRQLVEILEASDYKVLVVEDIYEITRNPEDLKSMMDRINGLGVTIFDLGTMSARYNNYAIEC
- a CDS encoding helix-turn-helix domain-containing protein, which translates into the protein MSSKAQTREKDYERGLRIADRRKAMGLSQDELAHRVGIGRQALSAIENGGDFKTQTLDNLAIVLGVSVDFIMYGENEEKSELLSEAMDVLSDMDELQIRQWLAMMKAMKSVTAEK
- a CDS encoding LexA family protein → MSEAARIELVDRAPLTEKQQNVYESIMQYQRVNGYAPTIREICKMVGVASTSSVYAHLKILEEKGYIARKMECPRAIAIL
- the dinB gene encoding DNA polymerase IV; the protein is MGDRVILHSDINCCYASIEHLHHPELAGKPLAVGGDPEARHGIVLTADYIAKKYGVKTGMALWQAKQVCPDITFVSPRMDLYLRFSRMAHEIYAEYTDRQEPYGIDECWLDVTGSSSLKGDGLLIAQEISRRMKSELGITVSVGVSFNKIFAKLGSDYKKPDAITTMYKSEFKQKAWSLPVADLLYVGKSTNRKLALFGIKTIGDLARADEDVLNSHLGKMGSILWSFANGYDDSPVKLENTHAPIKSVGNSTTTPKDLVCDEDVKIVLYILAESVAARLRENGFRCRVVEISVRDNELFSFTRQKKIDHATNITGEIAAYAYQIFKENYNWSKPIRSVGVRGADLVTDNYWEQIDLFSSVEKREKQMKMDLAVDEIRRRFGFYSIQRGLMYRDRILSSVNAKEEHTVHPHGYFG